DNA sequence from the Arthrobacter crystallopoietes genome:
TCGCGCAGCCCGGCGGCGCGGATGGGGGAGTGGTCGCGGACGGCCTCGAACACCGCGGCGAGGTCCTCTTCGGCCGGGGTGCCGCCGACAAAGAACTGCTGCATCCCCAGGTCCTCCGAGCGGTAGTGCAGCACGGCGCGGGCAGGCTCGCCGTCCCTCCCTGCCCGGCCGATCTCCTGGTAGTAGCTATCCAGCGAGTCGGTGATGTCCGCGTGCACCACAAACCGCACGTCCGGCTTGTCGATCCCCATGCCGAATGCGGTAGTGGCCACCACGACATCCACCTCGTTCGCGTGGAAGCGCTCGTGGATAGCCTTCCGCTCCGAGGCCTTGCGCCCGGCGTGGTACGCGTCCGTCCGCAGCCCGCGCTCGGCGAGCTCCGCGGCGTAGAACTCGGTGTCCTTGCGCGTGGCGGCGTAGAGCAGCCCCGGCCCCCGGAGCTCCGCTAGCTGGTCCAGCACGGCGTCCTGTTTGCCGCGTTCCTCATGGTGGCGCTGCACTCTCAGGTTCAGGTTGGGCCTGTCAAAACTGTGCACAAAGGTGTGCGGATCGCGCATGCCCAGCCGGTCCACAATCTCGTTGCGCGTCTGCGGCGAGGCGGTCGCGGTCAGCGCGATCACCGGCGGATGGCCCAGCCGCTTCACCACCGCGGTCAGGGTGAGGTAATCCGGGCGGAAGTCGTGGCCCCACGACGAGATGCAGTGCGCCTCGTCCACCACAAACAGGCTGATGTCCTGCTTGGCCAGCCGCGCCATGGTCTCCTCGCGCGCCAGCTGCTCCGGCGCCAGGAAAATGAACTTCGCCTCCCCGTTCTCCAGCGCCTCCCACGCGGCCCGTTCGGCCGTGGCACGCACCTGCGAGTTGATCGCGAAGGCCCGCTCCGCCTGCAGGTCCGCGTTGATGGCCTCCACCTGGTCGCGCTGGAGTGCCAAAAGCGGCGAAACAACGACGGCGGTGCCCGGCATTGCCATGCCCGGCACCTGATACACGGCAGACTTTCCGTGCCCGGTGGGCATGACGGCGAGAACGTCCCTGCCGCCCACGGCTGCCTCCATGGCTTCGAGCTGGCCCTCGCGGAGGGTCTCCATGCCGAAGGAGTGCTCGGCGATGTCCCGCAGCTGCTTCGCCGTCGGCTGTTCTGAAGTTTGTTGATCTACGTTTGCCACTTCTCGATCTTCTCCCGTGATCGACCGGGATGGGGGAATCGGCCCGGATTGGTGCGGGCAGTAAAGATTACGGGATGTCGTAACAAACGATTCACCAAAACGGCACATCAGTTGGCAGAATGGCCAAGGCAAAGCTGGCCGCGATACTACCCCCTAAGACGCTGGCCGCTCCGGACCGGATGCTTTCCCCCATTCATCCGTCCGGAACGCCCCGAAGGCCCCCGCTCCGAGACTGGCGGGGGTCTTCGCTTTTTAACCGCCTGGTCTGGCGCGAATCAAAGTGGGAGTGGCCTGTTCTCGACGACGCTCTTCATCACCAGGGTGGAACTCAATTTCTCCACACCAGGAAGCGTGGAAATGCGGTCGTCGTAAAGCTTCTGGAAGGCCCGGAGGTCCTTCGCGACCACCTGCAGTAGATAGTCCGGGTCACCGAAAAGCCGCTGTGCCGTCAGAACGTTAGGGATGTCAGCTACGGCCGGTTCAAAGGCGTCCAAGGTGGCCCGGCTGGCATCGCGCATGGTGACGAAAATCAGTGCGTCAAAACCCAGTCCGAGAGCTTCTGCGTCTAGATACGCACGGTAGCCGCCTATCGCGCCGGATCGCTCCAGGGCACGGAGGCGGCGGTGGCAGGGCGACATGCTCAGGCCTACCCGCCCAGCCAATTCCGTCAGGGAAAGCCGGCCATCCGCTTGGAGCTCCGCAAGGATCTTCCTATCAATACCATCCATATGGAAGATTCTTCCTCAAAGCGGGCCTGCGGGGGAAAATCGTGGAAGCACATTCCACGATTATTCTTCTACTCTCTTCATAGGCCTTCAATCCTGGGGGTACAGCACCGATCGGAAGCCATACATGACGACGCCCATTCCGCCTGCTCCTGCAGCCACGGCCCCCGTCCGGAAACGGGCCGGCTTACACCGCGCCTGGCTGGTCGCGGCGGTAACCCTGCTGGCGCTGGTGGCTACCGCGGCGTTCCGCTCCACGACAGGTGCACTATTTGCCCCGATCGAGGGTGAATTCGGATGGACCCGCACCCAGCTCTCGGGCGCGGTGACCGCCAACCTCATCGTTTACGGCTTGGTAGCACCCTTCGCGGCCGTGCTCATGGAACGATTCTCCATGCGTGGGGTGGCCGCCGCTGCCTTGGGCCTGGTCGCCGCGGGGAGCGGCCTGACCCTAGCGATGACCGAGATCTGGCAACTGTGGGTCCTTTGGGGTGGTTTCGTGGGCGTGGGAACCGGGGCGATGGCCTTGGTATTCGGTGCCGTGGTTGCCAACCGGTGGTTCGTAAAACACCGCGGGCTTGTTATGGGCATGTTCTCGGCAGCCAATGCGTGCGGGCAACTGGTGTTCCTTCCCACCATCGTCCACCTGTCCAGCAACCACGGCTGGCGCGTCGCGTCGCTGATCGTGGCTGTCTTTGCCTTGGCCATCATTCCCCTGCTGTTCTGGCCCTTCGCCGATACCCCTGCGAAGGCCGGCACCACACCCTACGGCGCGGAAAGCGGTACCACCACACCGGCGTCTGCATCACCAGCAGCCCGCCGTCGGGGAGCGGCCGCCGAAACCCTGCACGTCCTCGGCCAAGCGGCCCGCTTCCGGGCTTTTTGGATCCTGGTGTTCACGTTCTGGGTATGCGGTTGGTCCACCAACGGCCTGATTCAAACGCACTTCATCCCGGCCGCGCACGACCACGGCATGCCCGCCACCACCGCCTCGGGATTACTGGCGCTGATCGGGGTGTTCGACGTCATCGGCACCATCGCCTCGGGCTGGCTCACCGACCGCATCCGGCCCTGGATCCTGCTGGTCATCTACTACGGATTGCGTGGCTTCTCACTGCTCACCGTCCATGCGCTGCTCGGACCGTCTGTGGATGCGGTGCTCTGGATCTTCATCGTTTTTTACGGGCTTGACTGGGTGGCGACCGTTCCACCCACCGTCGCCCTCTGCCGGGAGCATTTCGGAATCGAACGCTCCTCCGTAGTCTTCGGCTGGGTCTTCGCCTCCCACATGGTCGGCGCTGGGATCGGTGCACTCACCGCCGGCATCGGACGGGACATCGCCGGCAGCTATCTGCCCGCCTGGATCACCGCCGCGGCCCTGTGCTTCCTCGCCGCGGCCTCCCTGTTCCTGCTGCCACGCAAAACAGCGACCACACGGGAGAAGCAACACAGCACGAGCTGATCTCACCCGCGGTTGATCTGCACCCTGCGCGGCGGAGTTCCAGCCGGCTTGGGCGGCATCGGCGTCCGGACTTCCAGTACGCCGTCGCGGTAGGTGGCGTTGATGTCATCCGTGTTTACGCCATCGGGCAGCGTGACCTCCCGGGTGAACGAGCCGTACCTGAACTCCGAGCGGTAACTGTCCTTGTCCCGGTGCTCGGTCTGTTCCCGGCGCTCGGCCTTGATGCGCAGGACGCCGTCCGAAACGGACACGTCCACATCCTGGTCCGGGTCGATGCCCGGCAATTCGGCCCGCACCACCATCGTCTGGCCATCCACGAACTCCTCGACGCGGATGCCCGAAGAGGACTCCATTTCCGTATCGAAGAAACGTCGGAGCGGTTCCAGCAGTTCGCCGGGGGACCTGCGCGGGTCGAATGGAAGTCTCTTGTGCTGCTCAGTCATGGCCGTGTCCTTTCAGCGGGGTTTCTTCCAGATTCCCACCGGAGGCACATGATGACAAGGAACAAAGTCCCGGCTGTGATGCGGCCCGGGCGTCAGTCCTGTTCGCGGGTCAGCAGCAGGACGGCGCCGGAGACCACCAGCACGGCCAGGCCCACGTAGAGCAGGAACTTCACGGCCTGGACGGCGATGCCCAGCACCAGCAGGACGATGGCCGCAATCAGGAGGACGGTCAGCAATTGCTTCATGCTCCCAGTATGCCGCAGCCCCTTGCCCCGGCCCGCTCAGGCCGCCAGCGCGGCGTAGCGGCCGTTTTCTTCCACCAGCGTGAGGTGGGTTCCGGTCTCAACGATCCGTCCGCCGTCGAGCACTGCAATCTGGTCCGCGTTGCGGACGGTGGAGAGCCGGTGCGCGATGGTGATGGTGGTCCGCCCCTGCGCCAGCCGGTCGAAGGCCTCCTGCACGGCACGTTCGGTCCGGGTGTCCAGCGCGCTGGTGGCCTCGTCGAGGATGAGCACCTGGGGGTTGCGCAGCAGCGTCCGGGCGATCGCGATGCGCTGTTTTTCGCCGCCGGAGAAGCGGTGGCCGCGGGAGCCCACCATGGTGTCGTAGCCGTCCGGCAGCGCCATGATGTGCTCGTGGATCTGCGCGTCGCGGGCGGCCTGTTCGATCTGCGCGTCGCTGGCGTCCGGCTTGGCGTAGCGCAGGTTTTGGCGCACGGTGGTGTGCAGCAGGTAGGTGTCCTGGCTGACCATGCCGACCACGGAGGCCAGGTCCGCCAGCGCCATGGTGCGGATGTCCACGCCGTCGATGGTGATGCGGCCGGCACCGGGATCGTGCAGCCGGGCGGCCATGGAAGCGAGCGTGCTCTTGCCTGAACCGGTCTGACCCACCAGCGCCAGGGTGGTGCCGGCCGGAACGTCCAGGCTGACGCCGTCGATCGCGGGCAGTTCGCTGCCCGGGTAGCTGAAGCTGACGTCCTCGAAGCGCATGTGGCCCTTGAATTCGGCAGGAACAACGACGGCGGGGGAGGCCGGGTCCTTGATCTCCACCGGCAGGTCGAGGTACTCGAAGATGCGGGCGAAAAGGGCCAGCGAGCTGGTCAGCGTGATGCCGACGTTCAGCAGTCCCATCAGGGGCCGGAACAGTCCGCTCTGCAGTGCGGTGAACGCCACCACGGTACCGATGGTCATGTTCCCGGCGGTGGCAGGCAGGCCCGCGGCCAGGTAGATGACGGCGGGGACGGCCGCGAAGATGATGCTCATGGTGGCCATCCGCCAGCGGCCGGCGAGTTCGGAGCGCAGTTCCAGGTCCGTGAGCCGTCCGGAGGACTCGGTGAAGCGGGCGGCCAGCGCCGGTCCGGTGCCCAGGGTCTTGCTGAGCTGGATGCCGCTGACGGAGAGCGACTCTTCGATGGTGACGTTCATGTTCGCCAGCTCGCGCTGCTTGCGGGCGGTGATTTCGCGCCGCATGGTGGCGACCTTGCGGGTGAGGATCACGGCCGGGGCATCACCAGCAGCGAGATCAGGCTCAGTTGCCAGGACAGCGCCACCATGGCGACGGCGGTGGCCACCACAGTGGTCAGGTTCGCCGCGATGCTCGTGGCAGTAGACGTGACCACCGTCTGCATGCCGCCGATGTCGTTGGTGATGCGGGACTGCACTTCGCCGCCGCGGGTCCGGGTGAAGAAGCCGATGGACTGGCGCTGCAGGTGGGCGAACACATCCGAGCGCAGCCGGTGCATCACCTCCTGGCCGATCCTGGTGCTGATCCAGGTCTGGACCACGCCGAAGGCGGCCGTGATAACGGCGACGGCCAGCATGCCGGCGGTCAGGAAAACCAGCAGCCGGACGTCCTGCTCGGGCAGCGCGGTATCGATGACGGCGCGCAGCAGGAAGGGCGAGGCCATCGAGACCACGGAGGACGCGATGATGATGGCGGTGACGAGCGTGAGCTGCCAGCGGTAGGGGCGGAACAGCGCCGCGATGCGCCGCAGCGAAACGTGCTGCGCCTGGTCGCGTTCCGCGGCGGTAGGCGTACGGACGGGACCGCCGCCGGGTCCGCCGCCTCTGCCGCCGCCGAGGCCGAAACTGATGGTATTGATGGATTCCGTGGGAACCACCCCGTTTCTCTCGAGGGGCGCCAGACCGTTCTGTTTGGACGGCCGGTTGATGACTGAGGGCCCGGCAGAATTGCTGAGGTAACCTCACTATGAGGGTACAACCGCTACCGCTGATAGTCTATTCCCGTGGCTGATGAAAACCTGCTGGATTCCTTTTGGGCTGTAGCCCGGCGGCTGCGGCACCTCTCCCGGGACGCGCTGGCGCCGTGGGATGTTGCGCCGTCGCAGTCGCGGGCGCTGGGCATGCTCAGGCGCCACGGCCAGCTGCGGCTGGGGGAGCTCTCCGAACGGCTGCATATTGTTCCGCGTTCCGCCACCGAAGTGGTGGACGGACTGCAGGAGCGGGGCTGGTGCGTGCGCCAGCCGGACCCGGCCGACCGCCGGGCCACCGTTGTCACCCTGACCGACGCCGGCCGCGAGCTGTCCGAGGCCATTCGTGCGGCGCAGCTGGAGCAGGCCGAGAAGTTCTTCGCGGTCCTGGCCGACGAGGAGCGCGCCGAGCTCGCGGCCACCCTGGGCCGGCTCCTGCGGACCGAAGAAGGCGCCGCCCTGACCGCCGACCGGGCGTCCGAGAACCGCGCGCACTAGGTCTCGCCAACACGGGCTAACCATGCTGTGATGGAAAGAGCACCAGCTCGTCCAGTCTCGCCGCGGAGCGGCTATGTCCAGTCAGGAACAGACGAAACTCGGCCGGTACCCGGCCAGCCACCCCCGCTTTTTCAACGGCCTTGCGATAGTCGCGGCCTACGCGGCAGTGCTGTGCTGGATCGGCTTTATGGGCTTTCTGGCCGCCAGCAACGGACTGTCGGGTGTAGGGGCGCTGGTCTTCATCCCCATTCTGGCAACCCTGTCCGCCGTAGCCATCGCGCGCTTCGCGAGAAGGTCCCGGCCCCGGCGGACCCGGCTCTAGTACCGGCGGGTGCCGCGAGGAGCGTCGCTGTCGGAACCAGAAGCGTCAGAGCCAGAAGAGGAACGTCGCGGCGACCAGCCCCACCACCACGGCGGCGCCGCCGGCGATCCAGAGCGGTTTGCGGCGCGAGGCCGGGGCCGGCGTCGTTGTTTCAGGTTTTGGCGCCTGCACATAGCGTGTTGCCGAGGATGGCTGGCCTTGCGCGGGCGGGACGATCTGGATCATTCCGGTCCGCAGTTCCTTGCGGGCGGGCAACGCGGGCTGGGCCGGTACGGACAGCTTGGCTGGCAAGGGGACCACGGGGATCATGCCGGTTGGGGGTACCGGATCGGCAGCGCCGCTGCGGATGTCGCGCCGGCGGGGGTAGGGGGCGTTTTCAGCCGGGGGATTCATCAACTCGACTTTCAGCCGGGCAAGCCGGACGTCGGATGGAAGTGTTTTCTCCATCCTATGGGCCCGGCCTGCTTCAAAAGCCCTAGCCAGATAGCGTTTCCATCACATTTCCCCGAAGGACCTTCGCCACTTGGCGAAAACGGTGGATCTGGTAAGAATGAACTAAAGGACCGGACCAGATGACCGAGCACATGGGGGTGCCATCGTGATTGGGGAACAGGTGGACGAGGCAGCGCGCTCCCAGCCGAATTCGGCAGAGGGCACCATCAAGGTTTTTATTCTCGATGACCACGAGCTGGTCAGGCGCGGGCTCCAGGACCTGCTGGAGGGCGAGGGCTTCGAGGTCATCGGCCAGTCCGGCTCGGCCCGGGAGGCCACCGGCCTGATTCCGGTTCTGCGTCCGGACGTGTCCATTCTCGATGCGAGGCTGCCGGACGGCACCGGGATCGAGGTCTGCCGGGATGTGCTCTCCGTGGATCCGTCGCTGCGGTGTGTGATTCTGACAAGTTATGACGACGAACGTTCCCTGCGCAGCGCGGTCATTGCCGGGGCGCTGGGTTATGTGCTCAAGCAGATTGTCGGAACGGATCTCGTGGCGGAGCTGCGTAAGGCCGCCAACGGGGAGTCTCTTTTTGAGCCGGATCTGAAGGCCCGGATCCTGCAGGGGCTGGCCCGGCCCGAGGCAACGGATCCCCGGCTGGAGGCGCTGAGTCCGCAGGAGCTGCGCATTCTGGCGCTGATCGGCGAGGGCCTGACCAACCGGCAGATCGGCGACCAGCTGTTCCTGGCCGAGAAGACCGTCAAGAACTACGTGTCCTCCATCCTGGCGAAGCTCGGATTCGAACGTAGGACCCAGGCAGCGGTGTTCGTGGCCAAGGCCGCCGGCGAAGCGCAGCCCGACGGAGTCGGGCAGTAGCAGGCCGGGTAGCGGTTGGCCGGATCCTGCCGCCGCCCCGCCAGCCGGCTACTCCAACGGCACTGTCCAGACCAGGCTTGTGCCTTGGCCCGGAGCGCTCTTGATCTCCAGGGTGCCGTGCAGTTCTTCCGCCCGTTGCTCGAGGTTGGCCAGGCCGCTGCGGCGCAGGGGGTCGGCGAACCCGCGGCCGTTGTCCTCGATGGCCAGCCGGACGCGGTTGTCGCTGGCCGCGACGGAGACCTCGATATGGTCGGCATCCGAATGGCGCACCGCGTTGCTGAGCCCCTCCCGGATAACCGCCAGCAGGTGTTCGGCCACCTTGTCCGGCACGTCCGAATCGATGGGACCGGAAATTTCGAGCCGCGGCGTGAAGGCTGACGCGCGGGTGCCTTCCTGCACGGCCCGCACAATCCTGCTGCTGAGGACTTCCTCCTGGGCGTCGGCGCGCAGGGAGTAGATCGTGTCGCGCAGCTCGCGGATAGCTTCGTCGAGTTCCCGGGTGACGTCGGAGATCCGCTCTTGGGCACTGTCCTCCATGGTGTAGCGGCGCAGGCTTTGCAGGTTCAGGCCGGCGGCAAACAAACGCTGAATGACGACGTCGTGCAAGTCCCTGGCAATCCGGTCCCGGTCCGCAAAGAGCACCAGTTGTTCACGCAGCCGCTGGCCCTGCGCCAACTCCATCGTGAGCGAAGCATGCGTGCAGAAGATCTCGGCCATGTCCAGATCAACGGGGTGGAAGCCGTCGGCTCCGGCCGCCCTGCAGAGCACCAGCAGGCTGGGTTCGCCGCCGCGTGGGGACAGCCGGGCCACCAGCGCGGCCCCCAGCCCCTCCGCTTTTTCCGGATCCACCAGATCGGCCGCTTCGCACAACACGGGTCTTCCGGTCTCCAGCACGGAGTGGAGAACGGTGAGCGAGACCGGGACACTCTGGCGGACAATTTCCCCCGCGCGCTCGCCCGCGGCAGCTTCGCACCGGGCGATCATCCCGTCCTGGGCCGGTGTGGCGAACACCGCCAATGCAGCTCCCGACGGCGCCAACGCGTGGTCGACGATCAGATCGCGCGGGTCCTGCGACTTGGAAGGCAACCGCATGCTCAATTCCATCGAGGCCTGCAGCCACTGTTCACGGCGTCGCAGGGCCTCGAACAGGCGGGCATTTTGGACCGCTACGCCTGCGGCCGCGGCCAGAGTGGAGACGAAGTCCTCGTCCCGCTCGGTGAAGCTGCCGCCGCCTCTCTTCTCCGTCAGGTAGAGGCTGCCGAAGACCGCGCCGCGGACGCGGATCGGCACCCCGAGAAAGGACTGCATCGGCGGATGATTGGGCGGAAAGCCATGGGCGTCCGCGTGGCCGCTGAGCGGGTTGAGCCGGAGCGCCACGGGTTCGCGCAACAGCAGCCCGAGCACACCGTGCCCGGTCGGCAGGTCCCCGATACGGTGGTGTTCCTCCTCATCGAGACCAACCGTAATGAAGTGGCTCAGCGACGTGCCGTCTTCACCGGCAACGCCCAGCGCGCCGTACTGGGCATCCACGAGCTGGCAGGCCGACTCCACCACCCGCCGCAGGACGGTTTCCAGGCTCAGGTCTTCGGCGACCGCCATCACGGCCGCGAGGAGATGCTTCATCCGGTCCTACCTCCAACCGGCGAATCGGGAATCCCCATACGTCCCCCCAACCGATGTTCGTACTCTGCAGCCCGGCTGTTGCGCTAAAGCTCTGGACTGTTATCTAAGTTGCCGGGGGCAACACCCGTCAAGCTTTTACGGAGCCGGATCACGCAGCCGTACTGCTGCAGAGACTTCCTAAACGCGGCAACCACCCGCCGTCGTACGTGCTGAATGGTTCGATCAGCGGCTATTTGCGCCTTTATAACAATTGGGGGACGAAAGGCCCTCCTCTTTCCAAGGTTGCTAGGGCAGACTCTTGGTCATGCGGCTTCCGACAGCCGCTGCGCCGGAACGAGGACGTCCGGCACAAGTCTTGAGCAAGACCGGAGGCAACCCCTTATGGTTCTACCCGCCTGGCAAGATGACGAAGCCGCAACAGCGGTCCCCACGATCGGGACCGGACCGGAACTGCCGTTCTGCGAGACCTGCCGCTCAGACCAGTATCTGATTATCGAAGAGTTCGTTCCGCCCCGGCTGCAGCCCAGGACGGGTCTCACCTCAGCCGAAGCCAGCTACAGCTGTCTCAAATGCGGGCAGTTCAGCGGCCATGAGGTGCCCTCGGACTGGGAGCCGCCCGGGTGGTTTTGGTACGCCTGACCCGAAGCCGGGACTTTGGGCCCTATTGGCAATGGCCAGGGCACGGGAGTCTTTAGGAGGTGCATATCGGGAGCCAGCAGGGGGGACTGGCCGCACTACACATGTGGCAATCCCGATTCCGTACCGGTCCCGTGCAAAGGCGCTCGGGATTTAGTACGGAAATGCAGCCGTGGACCGCCTAGGCTATCGGCGGTCCACGGCAGCCATCAGCAGTTCCCCGGAGATCTCAGAAGGACGGGTATGACAACCACACAGCTAGTACGCAATGCTCGGGACCAGACCGGATTCACCGGCGCAGCCAGCCGGAAACTCAAAGTGCTGGTGCGTCTGGACACGACGATGCAGTCCGCGCGGATCCAGGTGGGCGGCACGGTGACGATCCAAAACCTCAAGGCGCTCTACGCGATTGCCCGGCGTACCAACTCGCTGGTGCCCGGCATGGAAATAGTCGTTGATTTGTCCAGGGCCCACGCCGGCGCCGAAGCACTGGCGGATCTGCAGACCGCGGTAGAGCGTGGCTGCCTGCCGGAGAAGTCCGACCCGCTGCATTCCGAATGCCGGCTGCAGGTGCTGGAGCCCCTGGCGGCTTAGGTATCCGCCGGGCGGCATGGCGACGGCGATTTAGTAGGCCGGCGCCGAGGCTGTCTCCGTGGCGTTGGGCGACGGGGCGCCCGGGGGCAGGTACTGGCGGTAGGGTTCCAACGTGCCGTCGAAGACCGGAACCAGCAGCTCGGTGCTCTCCGAGCCGACCGTGACGGTAACCGGCACGCGCGAGCCCGGCGGTTCGGTGATTGTCGGGAGCTGATGGGGATTGGTGTCGAAGCCATAGTCCGTGCCGCCGTCGACCGTTACCGTCACTTCACTGTTCGCATCCGCGATGGTGACCTCGGTCGGCTCGTCGGCGGTGTTGGACAGCGTGCCCAGCAGGCGGCCCGGCTGGCCTTCGGCCGCGGCAACGATCAGCAGGCTCCGCACCTGCATGGGCCCAATGTCCGCGTTGACCCCGTTGGCCACCGGGTCTGTTTCCTCCACGTCCGTTTCTGCGCAGCTTGAGAGCGAAAAGGCCATGGCAAGGGCAGCCAGCACGGCGATCAGATGCCGCAGGGCGGTGCCTGGTTTTCTCATGGTGGGGTCCTAACGTTGCTCGTCCAAAAGGTACGTATGCCCAACATAAGCACACTGATCAATGGGGACAACAGAATTGACCGGATCGTAACCGCTCGGGTGCGGATGCAGAACGGGGAGATAACGCCGCGGGTTCCCCGGTTTCGGTTCCGTCACGTCCGTTGACCTCTGTTCCGGCGTGTTTCTACGTTGAAAACAGCTGAATCAACTGCACGCCGAGGGAGCAGGACCATGTCGATTCATCATTCCAAGAGTGATCACTTCGGGAGCTGGCTGGTCCGCCTGGGGCTTCCGGGCGCCTTGGTTTTCGGGTCACTCGGCCTGGCCGGCTGCGGCACGTCGGGACCCGAGAGCGGGGTCGACGTCGAGGACGTCCAGGAGGCTGCCGACGATCCGTTGGGAGCCGAGGCACCGCGCTCGGCGTCGCCGTCGGTGCCGGGCGGCCCCTATGAAGGACTGTACGACCAGAAGTTCGTCGACGAACTGGATTCGCTCGAAGGCCAGACCGTCACGATCTCGGCCGACGTGAACGAGGTGGTGGCGCCGGAAGCCTTCACCATCGCCGGCACCGACGACACGACGGTTGAGCCGCTGCTGGTGATTTACGACGGCGACCTGGCCGACCTCGAGCCAGGCAAACCGGTACGGGTCAAGGGCGTGGTCCACACGGTGCTGGACCTGCCGTACATTGAGGACGATCTGGGCGCGGACCTCGACGACCCCCTCTACGCCGCGTGGGACCAGGAGCCCTACATCATGGCAGTGAAGGTGGATATGAATCCTAGCGGCTGACAGAAGCCCCGGCTGCGGCAGAATGAGGGCATGAAGAGGCGCAGCGAACGCATCCGGGACGCCCTGCGGACCCAGCTGTGGCCGGTGCCGGCGATCGCCGTCGTTCTCTCGGTGGGACTTGGCATCTTCCTGCCCCGCCTCGATGCCGCCGTGGACGACAGCCTGCCGCCGGCGGTGACGGCACTGCTGTTCGGCGGCGGACCGGAAGCAGCGCGTTCGGTGCTGGAGGCCATTTCCGGGTCGCTCATCACGGTGACGTCGCTGACCTTTTCCCTCACGGTGGTCACGCTGCAGCTGGCCAGCAGCCAGTTCTCCCCGCGGCTGCTGCGCACCTTTACGCGGGACCGGTTTGTGCACTTCACGCTCGCGCTGTTCCTGGCCACGTTCGTCTTCGCGCTGACCGTGCTGCGGAGCGTGCGGACCCAGCAGGACGAGGACGGTCCGTTCGTCCCGGAAATCTCCGTCACCGTCTCGTTTGTGCTGTCCCTGGCCAGCGTGATGGGGCTCGTTCTGTTCCTGGCGCACCTGACGCGCGAGATCCGGGTGGAAACGATGATGCGCAACGTGCACGAGGAAACCAAGGTCACCATCGACCGGATCTTTCCCGCCGGCGCTCCGCCCCAGCCGCAGGAGCCCCAACCGGGTCCGGGTAGCATTCCCATCACGTCCGCCAGTTCGGGCTTCCTGACCAGCATCGACGAACAAGCGCTGCTGCAGGCGGCGCGGGAGACCGGGACAGTGGTGCGGATCGATCGGGAACCGGGCAGCTCGCTGATCGAAGGCGTGCCCTTTGCCCGCGCCTGGAAGCCAGGTTCCGGCAGAGCGCTGAACACCGAGGAAGCCGCTGAGCTGGGGAAGCGGGTGAACGAGGCGGTGGCCACCGGCTTCGAGCGCACCAATGTGCAGGATGTGGCCTTCGGCTTCCGCCAGCTGGTGGACGTGGCGGCCCGCGCGCTGTCCCCGGGGATCAATGATCCGACTACGGCCATCCATGTGCTGGGACACCTGTCCAGCCTGCTGTGCTGCCTCGTGGACCGGAATCCGGGACCACGCATGATGACCGACAACGACGACGGCGGCCGGGTCCGCGTGGTGCTCGCGCTG
Encoded proteins:
- a CDS encoding DUF2254 domain-containing protein, which encodes MKRRSERIRDALRTQLWPVPAIAVVLSVGLGIFLPRLDAAVDDSLPPAVTALLFGGGPEAARSVLEAISGSLITVTSLTFSLTVVTLQLASSQFSPRLLRTFTRDRFVHFTLALFLATFVFALTVLRSVRTQQDEDGPFVPEISVTVSFVLSLASVMGLVLFLAHLTREIRVETMMRNVHEETKVTIDRIFPAGAPPQPQEPQPGPGSIPITSASSGFLTSIDEQALLQAARETGTVVRIDREPGSSLIEGVPFARAWKPGSGRALNTEEAAELGKRVNEAVATGFERTNVQDVAFGFRQLVDVAARALSPGINDPTTAIHVLGHLSSLLCCLVDRNPGPRMMTDNDDGGRVRVVLALPGVEELLDLAVSQPRLYGAKDPTVAARLIELLREVAWCDKHRRYRAAVARQLEQLRSAIEAASLEEKERIRLIQAADETAALLAN
- a CDS encoding GAF domain-containing protein; protein product: MKHLLAAVMAVAEDLSLETVLRRVVESACQLVDAQYGALGVAGEDGTSLSHFITVGLDEEEHHRIGDLPTGHGVLGLLLREPVALRLNPLSGHADAHGFPPNHPPMQSFLGVPIRVRGAVFGSLYLTEKRGGGSFTERDEDFVSTLAAAAGVAVQNARLFEALRRREQWLQASMELSMRLPSKSQDPRDLIVDHALAPSGAALAVFATPAQDGMIARCEAAAGERAGEIVRQSVPVSLTVLHSVLETGRPVLCEAADLVDPEKAEGLGAALVARLSPRGGEPSLLVLCRAAGADGFHPVDLDMAEIFCTHASLTMELAQGQRLREQLVLFADRDRIARDLHDVVIQRLFAAGLNLQSLRRYTMEDSAQERISDVTRELDEAIRELRDTIYSLRADAQEEVLSSRIVRAVQEGTRASAFTPRLEISGPIDSDVPDKVAEHLLAVIREGLSNAVRHSDADHIEVSVAASDNRVRLAIEDNGRGFADPLRRSGLANLEQRAEELHGTLEIKSAPGQGTSLVWTVPLE
- a CDS encoding response regulator — translated: MDEAARSQPNSAEGTIKVFILDDHELVRRGLQDLLEGEGFEVIGQSGSAREATGLIPVLRPDVSILDARLPDGTGIEVCRDVLSVDPSLRCVILTSYDDERSLRSAVIAGALGYVLKQIVGTDLVAELRKAANGESLFEPDLKARILQGLARPEATDPRLEALSPQELRILALIGEGLTNRQIGDQLFLAEKTVKNYVSSILAKLGFERRTQAAVFVAKAAGEAQPDGVGQ